Within Scomber japonicus isolate fScoJap1 chromosome 1, fScoJap1.pri, whole genome shotgun sequence, the genomic segment GGAatgaagggcagaaggaagggaaggaaggaaagaaagaaggaaggaaagggagggaggaaggaaggaaggaagaaaggaaggactaatggaaggaaggaggaatggatgatggaagaaagggagaaaggaaggaaggaaggaacagagaaaggagaaaggaaggaaggaaggaaggactgatggaaggaaggaggaatggatgatggaagaaagggagaaaggaaggaaggaaggaacagagaaaggagaaaggaaggaaggaagaaaggaaggactgatggaaggaaggaggaatggatgatggaagaaagggagaaaggaaggaaggaaggaaggaaggaaggaaggaaggaaggactgatggaagaaagggagaaaggaaggaagaaaggaacagagaaaggaaggaaggaaggactgatggaaggaaggaggaatggatgatggaagaaagggagaaaggaaggaaggaaggaacagagaaaggagaaaggaaggaaggaaggactgatggaaggaaggaggaatggagcaCTTTGAGCCAGTATTTTTAGAGCCGCCAGTGAGAGCAACAAGCTGGGAGGATTacagaagaggaagggaaagtGGCCTGTGTgggggcggaggaggaggaggaggaggaggaggaggaggaggaggaggaggaggaggaggaggagtagagggagACTCCAACCAGACTTATAAACTTGTTTTGGCTCTAAACCAGGAGACTCTCGCCCCCGTTTCTACTGGAGTCTCACTAGCATGAGTCAGATCAATCCCAAAACCCCGTAAACATCACATGCTCAGTGATGTAATGATTAAGTGTTGcctgcttttgttgttgttacctCGGAAACGATCAATCAAACTAGTAAACATACCAGGTAATCATAATAAGAGCAGATTATAGTTTCGGATCAACCGACTAAAATCCATAAATATTAAGTCTACTGTCAGAAAAGTAACAAATCAGCACTTTAGAGATGCTGCAagctgtaaatatttgaaattctTCGCTTAAAAAAATTActaaaattaatcaaataatcagtTCATTGAGTGTTATGTGCTGCTGATATATGTTTTGGTGTCAATGTGATGAAATAAATTGATTTGTCAAGTATTAGTTACTCAGAATTCAGTGTTTTAGAAGATTTAAATTGTAATATCCCATCTGAccctgtcacgataactaccttttatttattttttttaactttttttgtacattttcccCTTTTAACAGCTGCACATAGTCTTTACACATATGTAAGATAACTGTAAAGCAGAGGTGAACTTAAATTagttaaattacattaatttagattaattgagcagccttgaGTCAGTCAGAGGTGGATATGGTGAACGCTGAAGGATAAAGGACAAAGGCCCTGATTTGCATTTAGGCAATGTTTTAGAGTAAATTCAAtatgctgtaaatgtgttggatctgtcctTATTTGACCATGGTGCTACTATGGCATCgatatctgtgtggtttaaagacACATCTCCTTTTCAATGCATCCTGGACTctctgtctactctctccactgACATATGggctgcatatttaaaaatcatcaacaggaggacactactcacttagccaatgtgacatgaatagactcttagctgctaatgtgaagtgtggcaatactgaggtcaaaggtcatgtccatgtatcatatgataagttcatatatagacatgatgatgctgatataATGGGTTGATAACGCTGcgtctccacttcctgtttcagcatCACGATGGGGCAGCTGTACGAGAAAGAGAAGGACGAGGACGGCTTTTTATACGTGGCTTACAGCGGTGAGAACACCTTTGGTTTTCAATAAAGCCGACGATGGTGACCGGCCTTACCgacacccacccaccccaaaCATCTAATCACAGCCCTGACTcgccccacccccccccccacctcccgcTGGGGAAACCCgcgggagggagagagagagagagagagagagagagagagattcagcGAACATGAACGCCACAGAAAGATTGACTTGACCGCTCACCTCGACTGGATAGAAGTTAAACGAGTGCACCGGTGTGTTTGTTCTGGCCCATGTTGCACCAGTTCTTTATAGGGTCATAGATtaagttgtgtatagtgtgttcAATCTCAattcttatcattattattattattattatttgtttttgatgttgtgatttgagtgtttttagctttttctttttttctttttttttccacctttgAAACGATATGCGTGTgaatgagggttttttttttttttttttttgctttttagttatgctttcttctttaaaagacaatatttaaaagaattttaatttaattatttgaagGTAAGGTAGCTGGATGACCTaaccaataaaaatattaaagttaaactgggttcttgtttttcttttggtttcatGACAAcgattaaatatatttttcaaggGGAATAAAAACAATGTCTTTAGTAGTTCCAGTAAAAGTGTGACCGCACCCGTAAAAATGAGACACCGGTCTGCTCCCTCTCTGTGGATTATGACCACAGAGACAAAATAGTAGCATCAGCAAAATATTATTGTAGAGAGATTATTGGTAATAGTATTGCATCAGATTATatcatcagtgtgtgactgtgtgtcacCCAGaatgtttccagttttttattgattttgttttttcaagcttacaattttttcttttttcctaaggtagttctggcatagcttggaTGTATGTTCAACAAAATAGTAGCATCAGCAATAAAAATACTCCAAGCCATTTTCAGATACTTTGGGTagattataataacaataataatcaatcaatcaatctttatttgtatagcgccaaatcacaacagagttatctcaaggctctttacacatagagcaggttctaaaccgaactcttcaggttttaactttaaagagacccaacattcacacatgagcaacagtggagagaaaaaactcccttttaacaggaagtaacctcagaaccagactcagagtgggagaacatctgcctcgaccggttggggttgagaggagagaaagagagaggagagagagaggagaggagagaaaagaaaggaaggacaggagagagaagcacaatgaaggtccgggactggaatctgtcatctggacgtctccaggcccagattacctgtgagaccagaaagcacagacaactccggggaagaagtttagcttattgcatgcattaatagaacatgaatgatAATGggtatagatggatggatagagaggagctcagtgcatcatgggagtcctccggcagtctaagcctatagcagcataagctaagagctctaagacccctaactataagctttatcaaaaaggaaagttttaagcctactcttaaatgtagagagggtgtctgccccttggaccaataataataataataataataataatagcttcAATTCACTGCTGAAAGTATCTGGATGACCTaaccaataaaaatataaaaatgaaaccacatccttttttcccctctttatCTTTCGGGTGTGATGAGCATTGACATGTGAAACTGcttgacaacaacaaaatacactTTGAGGGGGAAGAAAAACTGTTTATTGACCACAGACATCACTGTGAACGTTAAGTATAGGAAGTATGTCTTTAGTAGTTCCAGTGAAAATGTGACCGCACCCATTAAAATGAGACATCGGTCTGCTCCCTCTCTGTGGATTATGACCACATCAAGAAAATAGTAGCATCAGCAACAAAAATACTCCAAGCCATTTTCAGATACTTTGGGTAGattataacaacaataataatcaatcaatctttatttgtatagcgccaaatcacaacagagttatctcaaggcactttatacatagagcaggttctaaaccgaactcttcaggttttaactttaaagagacccgacattcccacatgagcaacagtggcaagaaaaaactcccttttaacaggaagaacccccagaaccagactcagagtgggagaacatctgcctcgaccggttggagtagagaggagagaaaggaaggagagagagaggagaggagagaaaagaaaggaaggattgaggagagaaaagaaaggaaggacaggagagagaagcacaatgaaaatcaacaatgaagccagaaggtccgggactggaatctgtcatcaggacgtctacaggcccagattacctgtgagaccagaaagcacagacaactctggggaagaagtttagcttattgaatgcattaatagaacatgaatgttaatggatatagatggatggatagagagagagagggaggaggagagaggagctcagtgtaTCATGGGCgtccccggcagtctaagcctatagcagcataagcaaagagccctaactataagctttatcaaaaaggaaagttttaagcctactcttaaatgtagagagggtgtctgccccccggaccaataataataataataataataatagcttcAATTCACTGCTGAAAGTATCTGGATGACCTaaccaataaaaatataaaaatgaaaccacatccttttttccctctttataTTTCGGGTGTGATGAGCATTGACATGTGAAACTGcttgacaacaacaaaatacactTTGAGGGGGAAGAAAAACTGTTCATTGACCACAGACATCACTGTGAACTTTAAGTATAGGAAGTCTGTCTTTAGTAGTTCCAGTGAAAATGTGACCGCACCCGTTAAAATGAGACATCGGTCTGCTCCCTCTCTGTGGATTATGACCACATCAACAAAATAGTAGCATCAGCAAAATATTATTGTAGAGAGATTATTGGTAATAGTATTGCATCAGATTATatcatcagtgtgtgactgtgtgtcacCAAGaatgtttccagttttttattgattttgttttttcaagcttccaattttttatttttcctaaggtagttctggcatagcttggatgtatgttttgggtcattatcttgctgtaggatgaacccctgaccaactacgtgcataccagagggaACTGCATGGtgctgcagaatgctgtggtagcTGACCCTGGATCCAGAGAAACAGCCCTAGACCATCacgcttcctcctccatatttgacagttcatgtcacacactgaggatcCTTTCACCTACTTGACGGCTTATAAAACTCCTTCATCAAtccataacaccttcttccagtcttcagtagtccattggtggtgtttctTATTCTGACGTCTTAGCAATGGCTTAGCAATCTGCTGCAACTCaacctgtcaaacctgcaactccaagtcttctcttcaaagttgaaactgagacttgcttactacgaccgCTATGAAGTGGTAaatacttttccttcctttcttccaaaacacaattcacaaacacaaaccagggttacaacacatttttaccattgaattttcaaaacttttccatAACTATTCCATAATATTTTACCCCATTCACTTAATTTCAGTAGTTTAACAAAGAAAGGCCCACATAGCAACTATAGGGAACAgtattgccccccccccccccccccagtcaaaataaaagcttacaGGAAGTGGGTGAGGGGAACTACAGGAAAAAAATAAGgttttgaaattattattaacagACCATTATAAGAGTCATTTACACTCTTGTACTTATCAAGCTCATAATATTTATGTGCTTTTAATACTTTGACTACATCACTCgtaatatttatgttattttattatttgttattattataattactgtaattatgaAATTTAAGCTTcagatttctgtttgtttatttgtaataCTATCTAAATTAATACTCAGTGACCGTTGTATTTATGTCTCGACAGGTTTTATTCTTGGAAACCAACACAGAAATTCACATTAAGGATGTGTATTGACATGGAAGGTATAGtgctcttttccctccttttaaATAGTATAATGTACATTAAATTATTGATATTAAATAACCTTTAACTTCTGTCTCAGTGCACAGAAATACATCAAGCTCCAACTCTCAAAAAGCTGAgctaaatacaaaatacaaagataCAGCTGTTACACAGAGGGACAGTAACTCatagtaataataaacatacagtcaaaaatcagtaataaacagtatttgtcattttataataatcTTACACCAAAATCTGGTATGacactttcaaagtaaaaatgttaGCTTACGATAACTTCAACGCACAAAGATACGTTTCTGTGTAATCATAATTGATACagccaataaaacaataatataaaaataaaacaaaataggctACATAATTACATGTAATAACGGACAAAGGAACGGCATTCACACACTGGATTACTGCTGTGTCTGATGTTTTTCACACTTCGACGTGTTGAAAGGGGCAGAAGGTGACGTGTTGTTAGCTGTTGCCGTCTCAAACGCTGCCAACAGATTCTTCGCCCATCTCCATTCGGGATCAATACAAGACGTCTCATCACACACGGTTGTGACTCtgtaagaaacacacaaaacaaattgtACATTGTCATTTTTGTATAAGTGTACACAGTGTCATTGATTTTCAGTTGTTGTATTCAGGTCCTTTGCTGACGTGCAACATAAAAATactaattttatttcattaatttaCTTTACTTAAGTAACCTGAACAGGTCATTCATAAATGAAGTGCAGTATAATTGTAAAGTAACAGAACATGGAAATAATCAAATTTATCCTGTTTTGGACCTGCAGGTCTGTTCACACTATAACTAAACAGCTCCCCCCAGTGGAGACTCTAAAAActacatttcaatcatttacTGACTGACATCTAAGATTTCCATATTTGTAGCTTGATGCTTCTCTAGCCATAATTATTGATTGTTCTATAAATACTATTGGGGGGCTCTAAGTACTGTATTCTGCATTTTCTGATACTTTTATAagttttctttatatttcaccACATCTTAAAGAGTAATATTATACTTTTAACTCATTAATCTGACATATTTACTTGCACAGTTATTCGTAGATTTCcatgcaaaaatatataaatcctCATAAAGTATGAGGCATTGTTACAAATAAATTACCCTTCAGTATAAAGTTTTTCCATTAGAAGTACTAACAATATGGGCTAGATGATTAACATGTGCACAATTTAATGCGAGCCAACAAAACCTTCATACTTACACAATGGCTGTGATTTTACAGCTATGTGATGTCATCGCCACATGTTTCACCTTTGGCTTAGGAATTAACCTTTGATTGAAGCCTGGACAGCATAGTTCAGCAGAGACCAGCTCTGGAGCAAACGgacctgtgacacacacacataaacatttgTAACACTTTGTCTCTTAAATGCAGTTATAGTGGCATCTCAAGCAGAGGAAGTCAAGCAGAGTCACTCACCTGCAGCAGAGCTGTGATGCAAGAAGCAGATCAGAGCCAGAAGTATGAGAGTCGGCAGCGTCTTCATGGTTCCCCGACAGAGACTGATGTGTTGCTGTTTGGATGAAAGCTTGATCTTGATCTTCAGGAGTTATCTGGTGTCAGAGACTCTGCTCTGGACACCTTTATACACAGCTGAGTCTATTTCAAATAATTTTCGAAGTGTTTACTCTTCTAAGAAAGCAGCGTGTGGTGtccatctctcttcctcttttctctgtcgaGTGCTATTTTGTGgtatacagagaaaaaaataaaataacgtGTGATACAATTCTGCAAAAAAGCCTTACAGAAATTAAAAAGTTTTAATTGGAACGCTCTCTTATTTGAAAACTGTGTTCACTGGAATTGAGACAGCAACACAATCAGcataaagaaacaacacagcaaagGCCAGACACCTACAATCAACAAATGATTAATAGAAACAGTTACAATCCATCAGATAAAAGCCATCCCAGCCAGAACACAGAAAGTGAGGGTTAATGGATCCTTATCTGAACAAGTCTGCTCCTCCACAGGGTTGTGTTTTGTCCCCtgtaatttttattttgtatactAACATGTGTCAGAGTGGGTTTGATAGGAGAACCATTATGAAATATGCAGACGACACAGTCATCATCAGCCTCATGGTCAGGTCATGGTCCGGTTGTCAACCATTTTATAGAGTGGTGTGAGGAGTCCCATTTagagataaacacaaaaaagaccAAGGATATGAAAATCGATTTTAGGAAGCAAGCCCCTCCACATGAGGTCACATACATCAAAGGTCAGACAATAGAACTGTCAGGgtctgtcatgtgtctgtttcctgttttattttgacaccctagtctctgtgctcacttcctgctccccgtgtgattacctgtccccgcccttatgtgtttcacctgtgtctcgttatcccttccctcctgtgtgtatataaccagtgctcccctgtgtgtcagtgccagatTGTCTTGTCAGTTTTCTGTAGGAGTTCCAGCGTTATCCCTAGTTTAGATTCCCAGTGTTATCGACCCGTTTTGCCTTGTGATTTTGTACTTCTGTCCTGTGattttggacttcctggtttccGACTCTTGGACTGAATAAATTCACTTGAGAACTGATTCTGCCAGTGTCTGTGTTCTGATAAGAACTTGTACAATCTTACAAGTATCTGGGTACAATCATAGACACTAAACTTACCTTTGATGAAAACTGTGAAGCTGTGTGTAAGAAGGGACACCAGCGTCTTTTCTGTTTAAGGAAACTGTCTCACTTTCATGTTGACAGATCACTGATGAAGCTGTTCTACCGTGCTTTTATTGAGTCTGTCCTTTCTTTGTATGGTGGCATGGTTTGGCAACTTGTCTTTAAAGAGCAGGAACTCACTGAGCCAGGTCGTCAAATGGGCTAGCAGGACGATCGGTGAGACACAGCCGAGCCCAGAAGCCCTGTATATAAAACAGCTGCAGCGTCTCGctggttccatcttaggggacaggtctcacccccccctccccccatagtgacttcctgctcctcccatctGGCCGCAGGTACACTGTACCTAGGGCCAAAACTAAAAGGCACAGGTCTAGCTTTGTCCCTGCAGACATCACACATCTTAATAAGAACCAGTTGATCCCTTGATGATGgttgtggagttgatgatgatggtggtgatgatgatgacgatgataataaataataataataataataataactttattttgtatagcgcctttcatgaaacccaaggttgcttcacaataacaagaacatagacctaaccctaacccaaaagctttcaggaacaagtgccttttcaacagtgatttaaaagagtccagagttggtgcttggcGAACGTTAGGAGGGAGCGAGTTCCACAatgtaggagctaccacactgaaggccttgctcccaaaggtttgccttctggtgcgggGGATGGATACGAGAACCGAGTCGGCAGAGCGCAGGTCCCGTGAAGGGTGGTAGACATGGAGGAGGtccattgatgatgatgatgttgacgatgattgtattgatgatggcgatgatgatatgatgatgagTGCTACTTATGCACTTTATGCCGTGCACTTTTAGGGTAGGCCCCTTacatattaaatgcattttatgatgcagcatggaatgatgatggggatgaattcgttcaaatatgaggcctggaaatgaccaaaaaactcagcaaaatatagcatttttcccaagatggccgacttcctgttggacttagggtatgggtccaaatggcgtttttgtgcgtctggagatgatacataaacctaccgagtttcattcttctacgtcaatcgggaaggctgaggttcaattttgaaatattcaagggggcgctattgagctgtttagtcacgcccatcccattgaagtacataggatgtttaatgaacGCACTCCAgacatgtgtgtgttgagtttggttaccgtggaggcatcctattttactgttttcattttattgtattgttttgtatgaatgtctctcactgcgagccaaatttacctgcgggtacaaataaagaaatctaatctaatttaatctaaaATCAGATAAAGTTTTAAGATGTctgaggagaaggaaaaaaggtagtTTGAGGTTTAAGTTTTCAGGTTATTCCTTTAAAAAGGTGCAGTTATAAATCAAAGTTACTCAAAGATTTGATGATTGATTTTTGATCAGGATAGTTGGTTGACATTTTTTAGCACAATTTACACATACGATTCATGAGTTTCGGCACTGATATCAAGCTGATTGGAATGATAGATGAAATGTTCTATAGGTGAACGGAAATGTATaaatttattatgattatttatgaatgttaattaaaaacTCCAAAGTGGGACATTTTTGatactttaaatgcattttgtaaTACTTCTGAAATACTGGAAGATGTTTAACTAAAagggatctgaatacttcttacTTCCCCAAAATCACTGAGGAAATCAGTataaacacactgcagcagcgGCAGAGTATTTGTTAAAAGGAAAACTTCCTCTCAATATTAAGAGAGGGGAAGTCTGTTTGTTTACTACCCAGTATAGCACGTATGTAGAAAGGCTGCTGCACATGAGGAAGTGAAAATAGGAAAAGAAAACTACGTCAGTCAATTTCATAGTAACGTTACCAGTCTCTGAACCTTTACTAATAATGGAGTAATTGTTCTTTGTGttctctttaacccttacatactgttcatgtgaaatttgaccaattttttacatttgatagcAGTAAAATCCCCCTGAGCACCATTCTGTTAACCTGAAGTTTTAAGGCTCTTTCTAAAGACATAGGACGTTATtaatgtgattgtgaatgttttttctccattaaaaaAGTAGTGTAAAACCTACAGAAACACTCTCTGGCCCTCAGTAAAGGACAGGttcatcatttttaaagtatCTTAACCCTCTGATCCTCTGAATCCCAAGCAGTttctggttgttttttgtttctgtcacatttttacTCATTGTTCATTCAGGTACCCTCAGAAACTTGAGAATCTGTCAATTACGccagttttttcagtttttggattgGACAAATGGTTTGTAAATgccagtcatttaaaaataagtggTATTTTGACCCCACCAGTGGGATTTGGGATCCAGAGGGTtaaaaccagcagtcaggtttccatatgaacagtgaaaagggttttcctctctgtaatcattcctcctgttcatactgactattaaaagatctccttcaaatgtgttttcagtggaagtgatggaggaaaaTATCCACAGATTGATTTTACTTCTTACATTTGAGTACTGCACTGAGGTACAAATTAAGCTACTTAtgctttacttgagtatttctatCTTATGCTACTTCGTCCTAAATCAGTTAAAAAAACTGCAGCAGCGTCAGAATAActgttaaaaggaaaaaaaagtgtgaaatatTAGTGTTAAACTGAGCTTCCTCTTGACATTAAGAAAGGGGAAGTCTGTTTGTAGAAAGGCTGCTGCACATGAGGAAGTGAAAATAGGAAAAGAAAACTGCTGAGTCAGTCAATTGTATAGTGATGTTACATATATCTGGACTTTTAAATATAATGGAGTAATTGTTCTTTGTGTATTGGTACTTTAATCCTTACACTGTTTTTCGGTTTTGGTGCAGCTCCTCTTTTAGGCAACAACCTGAGCACCATTCTGTTAACCTGAAGTTTTAAGGCTCTTTCTAAAGGCCCCAACTGGTTTTTCGGTTTTGGTGCAGCTCCTGTTTTAGGCAACATAGGACTATATtaatgtgattgtgaatgttttttctccataaaaaaGTAGTGTAAAACCTACAGAATCACTCTCTGACCCTCagtaaaggacaggttcacaattttgaagtgtcttaaaccagcagtcaggtgtccatatgaacagtgaaaagggttttcctctctgtaatcatattatattaaaagatctccttcaaatgtgctttcaatgtaaagtgatggaggacaataATCCACAGACTGATTTTACTTCTTACATTTGAGTACTGCACTGAGGTACAAATTAAGCCACTTAtgctttacttgagtatttctatCTTATGCTACTTCGTCCC encodes:
- the LOC128355193 gene encoding C-C motif chemokine 22-like, which codes for MKTLPTLILLALICFLHHSSAAGPFAPELVSAELCCPGFNQRLIPKPKVKHVAMTSHSCKITAIVVTTVCDETSCIDPEWRWAKNLLAAFETATANNTSPSAPFNTSKCEKHQTQQ